The Haladaptatus paucihalophilus DX253 nucleotide sequence CGGCGGTGCGACGAGGTTCAACAGGGTGTAGATGACGGCGGAGAGGACGATGATGACGAAGATGGTCAGCGTGTAGCCGAAGAAGACGGAGTTCAGCCCGCGGTCCACCGCGTGGAGGTACTCGCCCGTCCGCGTTTCCTCGTCCGCGACGGTCCGCCGGAACCAGCCCGCGATTTTCCCCTCGTCGCGGACGAGGAAGAAGACGAAGATGAGCGTGAGAAACAGGTTGTACGATTGGGTCGCGAACGCCCCGATGAGGCCGCGAAACTGGAAGAGGAACGAGCGGATGGAGGGGTTTCGAAGCAGCCTCGTGACCGAATCGTACAATCGCTCGGGCGTCGTCGGAATCGCTCGGAAATCGAATCCGGGGAAGAGCACCCGAACGAGGCGCTCGACGTCGGCGACGCGAACCGTCGAGAGTTGCCCGAACGCGATGACCGCGACGGTACCCAGAAGCGCGATGAACGGGAGGACGATGACCGCCAACGTGACCGACGCCGCGATGCCGGGCGGGAGCCCGAAGCCCACCAGCCGTCTGGCGATGGGACGGGCGACGTAGTAGAGGAAGACGCCGAACACCAGCCAGCCCAGATAGCTGCCGAGCGAGGTGACGAGGACGAGGATTAGAGCGGCCGCGAACAGCCACCAGCCGAACTCGTTTCTACTCGGGCCGTCGTCGCGTCCGAATTTCATAGCATTTCCCGTGATTGGGACGAGATACGTTAAGTAGCGTGATAATTTGAGGGGTCATTCCGACCCGTCGTCGGGGGCGAGTATCGGAAGCAGAAGGCTGCCTCCCGCCGCGAACAGACCGACGAGAAGGCCACCGAGGGCGAATATCTGAGAGTTACCCGTGGGAAGCGTGAGCCAAATAGCGAACAGCACGAGCAAGATGGAGAAGAGGAGCATGTCGGTCGTTCCGCTCATACCCGTTCGTTCCACCAACCATACATAGTTATTTCGACACGACTTTTCGGGGGGAGAAAGTCAGCGATTCCGCTCCCACTCCTCGATGACGATCACGACGCGTTCGTTGAGGGGCATGTCGTCGAACGGTCCCGACGCGTCGGCGGCGGTGAGAACGTCCCGGACCGCGCCGTCCGCCTCCGCCAGTCGAAAGTCGATACCGCGTTCGTCGAGGTCCTCGGCCAGCGAAGCGAGCATGTCCGCGGCGGTCAGGTCGATGGTCGGTGAGGAACGCATGTCGAAGACGACGAGAGAGACGGGCGTCTCGCGGTCGTTCACGGCGTCGATGACCTCGGCGCGGATGGTCGGCGCGTTGGCGAAGAACAACTCGGCGTCGACGCGGTAGACGAGTACGCCGGGGACGCGCTCGTTTTCGGGGTGGCGCGACAGGTCGCCGAACTCGTCGGACCCCGGAACCCGACCTAACGTGGCCGTGTTGGGGTACGTCGCACGTCCCACGACGACGAGGAGCGAGACGAACACGCCGATGAACACGCCCGCGAGCATCCCGAAGATGAGAACGCCGAGAAAGGCGGACGCTGCCGTCACGAACTCCAACGTGTCGAGGCGGTAGATGCGGCGGAGTTCGGGCACGTCGACGAGGCCCGCGACGGCGACGATGACCACCGCCGCCAACACCGTTTCGGGGAGCGTCGTGAACAGGTCGGTGAAAAAGACGAGGACGAGCGCGAGGACGACGGCGGAGACGCCGCTCACGAGTTGCGTTTCGCCCCCGATTTCGTCGTTGAGGGCGCTTCTGGACATGCTGCCGCCGACCACGAAGCCGTGACCGAGACCCGCCGCGATGTTCGTGAGGCCGTCGGCGAGCAGTTCCTGGTCGGCATCGACCCGCTGGTCGTGTCGCCGGGCGAACGTCTCGACGGCACCCATCCCCTCGACGTAGGAGAGCAAGAAGAGCGCGAACGCGAGCGGAACGAGGTCCGGAAGCGTTCCGGTCGGCGGCGTCGGCATCGAAATCGGCGGCAGTCCGCTCGGAATCCGCCCGACGACCGTGACCCCGCGCCGCTGGAGATCTGTCACGGCGACCAGTCCGGTGGCGAGGAGCACGACGATGAGGGCGGTCGGAACGCGCTTCGCGTAGCGTTCGCCGAGGGCGAGCAGAACGAGCGCACCCAATCCGATACCGAGCGTCGGGAAATTGGTCGCGCCGAGGTGGGTCACGACGAAGCCGACGCGCTCGAAGAAGGTGCCGCTGGCACCCGAAATCCCGACCAGTTTGTCGAGTTGCGTGGCGGTGATGTACAGCGCCGCGCCCGCCGAAAAGCCGGTCAGAACGGACTCGGAGATGAAGTTCACGACGAATCCGAGCCGGAACAGCCACGCGATGACCGAGATGACTCCGACGAGCACCGTCGTCGCCCCGATGAGCGTCGCGTATTCGGTCAGCGACCCGCCCACGGCCACGGACCCGACGCCCGTCGCGACCAGCACGGCGAGCGCGGAGGTGGGGCCGTAGATGACCTGCCGGGAGGTGCCGACGAACACGTAGACGACGAGGGCGAGCAATCCCGCGTACAGACCGGTTTCGGGCGGGAGTCCGGCCAGCGACGCGTAGGCCATCCCCTCGGGTAGGACCGCGGCGGCGACGGTGATGCCCGCGAGAACGTCGGCCGGGAGCCACGACCGGTCGTATCTGGGGAGCCAGTCCGCGATGGGAAGGACGGCTTCGACGGGTCCGTTTCGACCGTCGTGCGTGGGGTCCGATTCCATTCGGTCACTCACCGATTACGACGGGGTTCGCTCCGGGCGCTCCGTCGCCTCCCGATACTTGTGCCGATAGGCCGCTATCTTCCGGTAGAGCAGCGCGAGGAAGAACCCGTCGTACACGACGACGAAGGCGATGAACGCCACCCCGGAGAGCGGCAGGTACGTCACCAGCGCGTCGTACGTCGCGTGGATGAGCACGGCGATGAGGAGGCCCTTCACCACGATGGGACCGCGATTCTCGGGGTTCCCCTTCGCCAAGCCGAGGTAGTAGCCCGCGAACGAGGCGTAGATGACGTGCCCCGGTCCGACGAACGACCGCTGTGCGGCGGTGCCGACGGCGATGCTGGCGAGCCTCGACATCGGGAGACGTCCCGCCGTGAACAGCGCGTTCGTGATGTACGTGAAGTTCTCGATGGTGGCGAAGCCGAGTCCGGCGAACGCGCCGAACACCGCGCCGTCGATGGCCGCACCGAGGTACGGCGTCCGATAGGCGTACAGTCGGGAGGCGAGCCATTTCGAGGTCTCCTCGACCGGCCCGACGACGACGTAGAAGAAGGCGACCGTTCCGACGACCGGAATCAGTTGGAAGACGGGTTGTAAGGTCGTGTTGAGCAGGGCGGCGAACCCGGCGAACAGCACGCCCAGAAGGAACGTCACCGCCAGCGGCGCGAGGGGTTCGCGCTGCACGTCGTCGCCGTACCAGATGAGCGCGGCGAGCACGAACGCCGGGATGACCGACAGGAACGTCAACACGCCAAGCGCCGGTTGCAGGAAAAGGATGAATCCGGTCGCGGCGAGTTGCGCGACGAACAGCAACACCGCGAGCGCGACGAACACCCGCCGCCAGTTGCCCGTGAGGCCGCGGTAGATGGCCACCGCCGCCCGGTCGGTTCGCGTGCGTTCCTCCCACGTCGTCACGTCGTAGAGGTCCTCCTCCCCAAGCGACGTCTCTATCAGGTCGTCCTCGCTCCCACCCATACATCGTACACGTGACGATTCGTCATAACGATTGGTGGCGAAACGAGTCCGCACGGACGAGCGGGCCCATCAGTTTTATTCTCGCGCTCGTCGTTCCACGGTGGCATGGCACTCCTCTCGACCGAAGAAGCCGACGTGCCGACGCAACCGCCCGAAACCGGACGGGAGGGCGTGAAGATGGTCGCGCTGTGGATACTGCTCGTCGTCGCATTGGTCGTCCTGACGAGAGGGAGACGCGGGCGTCGGCGGTAGGTCTCCCGCCGTTTTCGACGGGACAGAGCTTTGACCGTTCCGAGCGTTTTCACACGCCGACAGCGAACACCAACGGGGGAACGGAACGGTCGCTGTCGGGGGAGAAGGGTGAGAGTGAATCGGTCGAATTCGAGGAAGGAATCGTCCCGGAGAGAAGTCCCATGACCGACGAAGAGGAATCCATCACGGTCTGGCAACCGCTTCGGGAACCAGTCTTCCGAGCGATGTGGACGGCGGCGCTCGTGTCGAACGTCGGGACGTGGATGCAGAACGTCGGCGCGGCGTGGCTTATGACCTCGCTCACCACCTCGGCCCTGTTCGTCGCGTTGGTGCAGACGGCGACGACACTCCCCGTCGTTGTCGTCTCCCTTCCAGCGGGTGCCATCGGCGACATCGTGGACAGACGCTGGCTCCTGCTTTCGATACAGGTATGGATGCTCGTCACCGCCGGACTCCTCGGCGTGCTGACCGCGACTGGACAAACGACGCCGTGGATACTGTTGCTCCTCACGTTCTCGCTCGGGTTTGGGACGGCGTTCATGAACCCGACGTGGCAGGCGATTCAACCCGAGTTGGTGTCGCGGGACGAACTCCCGGCCGCGATTTCGCTCGGTGCCGTTGGCTTCAACATCGCCAGGGCGGTCGGGCCAGCGGTCGGCGGCCTCATCCTCGCAGCGACCGGAGCGGCCACGGTATTCCTGCTCAACGCGCTCTCGTTCCTCGCCGTGCTCGTCGTCGTGTATCGGTGGCGTCGTGAGCCGTCACCCTCCGAACTGCCGCCCGAGCGGGTTTCGGAGTCGATACGTCGGGGCGTTCGGTTCGTCCGCAACGACCGCGGTCTCAGGTCCGTGCTGGCGCGGACGCTGACGTTCATCTTCTTCGCCAGCGCGATTTGGGCGCTGTTGCCCCTCCTCGTCCGCAATCAACTCGGCCTCGGTGCGAGCGGATACGGCCTCGTGCTCGGCGTGACCGGCCTCGGGTCGGCGGCGGGAATTACCGTCCTCGAACGGGCGCGACAGCGGTACACCACGAATCAGGTCGTCCTCGGCGCGTCCGCGCTGTTCGCCGCCGTGCTGGTGGTGCTCGGAACCGTCCACGTCGTCGCCGTCGCTCTCGTCGCCGTCGCCGTGGGTGGAATCGCGTGGATTTCCGTGCTGTCGAGCCTGAACACGGCGGTACAGACGCTCTCGCCGGAATGGGTTCGCGCCCGGACACTCTCCGTGTACATGCTCTTCTTCCTCGGCGGAATGGCAATCGGCGGGTTGGCGTGGGGCGCGGTGGCCGACTATCTCGGCACACCAGAAACGCTCGTCGCGGCGGGTGCGGGGTTGTTCGTCGGACTCGTGGGTGCGATTCGCTGGCGGTTCCCTGTCACAGACGACCTCGATTTGCGCCCGTCCGCCCACTGGCCCGACCCGGAAACAGCGTTCGACCCGAACCCCGAATCGGGACCGGTACTCGTCAGCGTCGAGTACCGAATCGACCCGACGACGACGGCGGCGTTCTTCGACGCCATGCAGGAGTTGGAGACGGTCCGACGACGAAACGGCGCGCGTTACTGGGGCGTGTTCCGCGACACGACGACGCCGGACCGATACGTCGAGGTCTACCTCACCGGCACGTGGATGGCTCATCTCCGCGAACACGAGCGCGTATCGGTGGCGGACCGGGAGATACAGGAACGAGCGGCGTCTTTCCATGTCGGCGAGGGACCGCCGACCGTCTCTCACTTCGTTTCGGAGATGGACGGGTGAAGGAGGCCGGATGGACGATAGAGGGGTGGCCGGTTCACCGCCGGAGAACAAGGCTCGGGTACGTCAGGAACGAACGTGGCGGATGGCGAATATTTATCTTCGACACGAACGCCGATTACGTATGCGCCCTCCAACGCGGAACGAACGTCTCGGTCGTACCGGCGGTGGTCACGCGTGAGTTTCGGCGACTACCTGTCGGACGGATTCGACCGCCTCGGAACGCTGTTACCGCTGGCGCTCGTCCCGCTATTTGCGACGTTTCTCCACCTCGATAACATCCGAAGAGCGACGAGTTTCACCGGCTATCACTTGGGGGCGACGTTTCGCTTTCCGACGGCGATTCCGACGTTCTGGACGTTCGTGAGCCTCCCGAATCAGGGGGTCGGCGTCCACGTCTCGCCGACGATGTACTTCGCGCCGGTCACCATCGTCGTCGAGAGCGTCCTCGCGGCAGGCTATCTGGGGAGCGTCCGCGACGCCATCGAAACCGGACGCTACGACTTCGCCCGGAACGCGAAGGAGTACTTCGTCCCCCTACTCGGCTACACGCTCCTCGTGTGGGCCGTCCTGCTGGTGGCGTTCGGCGTGGGAGTGGCGTTCGCGCCGCTGCTCTTCGTCGCGCTTCCCGTGATGTTGATACTCAGCTACCTGTTCTACGGCACGCCGTTCCTCGTCGTCGTGGACGACTGCTCGCTGGGGGAGGCGCTCCGGCGGAGCAACGACCTCGCCGTCGGCGGTTCGGACGCGGACACGACCTACGGTTCGTTCGGCGTCGGCTACCTCGTCTTCGTGTTCGTGGCGTCGCTGGTCGGAACGCTGTTCATCAATCTCGGAGTCGTCGGGGTCGTCCTCGGCGCGGTTCTCTCGGCACCCGTCGCGCTCGCGCTGACGGCGGCGACCGTCGAATTCTTCGTCGACCTCGGGGGGCCGAACCGCGATTCCACCGACCGGCCGCCGGAGGACCGCCCACCGACCGAACGTCCGCCGACGGAGCGGTTCGACTACTGACCACTTCGTCGGCGAGTCTGGGCGCTTATCACGGTCGCCACCGAACGGGCGGGCATGAACGATGCAGTCGGAAACGACCGGTATCCCTCCGGCCGGAGGTCGGTGACGGATGAGAAATAGCGAACCGGCCGACCTCGCCGAGGTCGTGACCGAGCGGTTCGGCGGCGACGGGGCGGACGTGACGGTGGCGTCGGCCCCCGGCCGGGTCAACCTCATCGGCGGACACACGGATTACAACGACGGCTTCGTCCTCCCCGTCGCCATCGACCGCCGGACCGCGGTCGCCGCGAGACCCCGCACCGACCGCACCGTCCGGGTGTTTTCGACGAACGTCGGCGAGACGCGGACGTTCTCGCTCGACGCGCCCGCGACCGAGGAATCGTCGTGGGTCGGCTACGTCGAAGGGGTCGCTCGCTCGCTGGCCGACGAAGCGCCGTCCCCCGTTTCCGGCCTCGACCTCGCGGTACGGGGTAACGTACCGATGGGCGGCGGGCTGTCCTCGTCGGCGTCGCTCGAACTGGCGGCCGCGACCGCGCTGAACGAAACGTGGACTCTCGGTCACGACCGGACGGAACTCGCGGACCGCTGTTGGCGGGTCGAACGTGAGTTCGTCGGCGTCGAGTGCGGCATCATGGACCAGTTCGTGGTCGCGCTCGGGGAATCGGACCGGGCGCTGTTTCTCGACTGCCGGACGCGTGAGTACGAACGGTACCCTCTCGACGGAGACGTTCGGGTCGTCGTGACGAACACGAACGTCGAACACGAGTTGGTCGATTCGGCGTACAACGAGCGAGTCGCGCAGTGTCGGGAGGGCGTCGAACTGCTCGCCGAGTCGCTGTCGCACGACGTGAACGCGCTCCGGGACGTGTCCGTGGCCGAGTTCGAGGAGCGAGCGGAAACGCTTCCGGGGACGGTGCGAGACCGCTGTGAACACGTCGTCCGCGAGAACGAACGAGTGAAGACGGCCGCGAACGCCCTCGAAACCGGCGACATGGAGCGCGTCGGGGCGTTGATGGGCGAGTCCCACCGAAGCCTCCGCGATTCGTACGAAGTCAGCTGCGAGGAGCTGGATTTCGTGGTCGAAACCGCCGAGTCGGTCGATGCCGAACTCGGGTCACGCATGACCGGGGCCGGATTCGGCGGTTGTGTTGTGAGCCTCGTCCGGTCGGATTCGGTCGAATCGTTCACGGAGACGGTTCGAGCGGCGTACGCCGCGGAGACCGGCATCGAACCCGACATCTTCCCGTGTGCGGTTGGTGACGGCGCACGGGTCGAGAACGGGCCGTCGGAGTGACGGGTGTCGGACGATTGGCGATAGCCGACGGACGACAGCGACGAGTGACGGGCGGCGGACGACGGTTTGACTCGTCGTCCGTGCCCATGAGAACTATCTTCCCGCCGGGCGTATCTGGGGGCATGACGGAGATACTGCCGGACGAGACGAAGCGCTTCCTTCGTGCCGCAATCGCCGACCCCGACGAAACGCTACAGGAGATGGAAGAGCGCGGCGAGGACTTCCCGACCGTCGGGCGCGACGTGGGGCAGTTCCTGCGGGTGCTCGCGTACGCCGTGGACGCGGAGCGAATCTTCGAGTTCGGGTCCGGATTCGGCTACTCCGCCTACTGGTTCGCCGAGGCGCTGCCCGAGGACGGCGAAATCGTCCTCACGGAGTTCGACGACGACGAACTCCGCGAGGCGCGCGATTACCTCGAACGGGGCGGGTTCGCGGACCGCGCCGTCTTCGAGAACGGCGACGCGAACGAAATCGTCGAGCGTCACGACGGTCCCTTCGACGTGGTGCTCATCGACCACAACAAGGACGGCTACCCGGAAGCGTGGGACGCGATTCGGGAGAAAGTCGCACCCGGCGGCGTCGTCATCGCCGACAACGCGATGGTTAGCGGGATACAGGACTTCGACGCGATTCTCGCCGCCATGGAGGGCGAAGACCCCGAGATGGACGCCGAAACCCGCGGCATCGCGGAGTACCTGCTGGCGGTGCGCGACGACCCGGATTTCGAAACCTCCGTCGTCCCGCTCGGCGAGGGTATCGCGGTGAGCTATCGGCGCTGAAACGCGAGGGGTTCGGGTTCGGCGTGTTCCTACGTGTCGGTCGCCGAAACCTCGTTCGCCTTCGCTTTCGCTCGTTCGACGACCGACGGACGGCCGCGTATCGTCGCGGAGACGGTTCCGTCCGCGTAATCGACGCGCTCGACCGTCACGCGGTCGTGGAGCCACGACACGACGGACATCGCGTCGGAACAGTTCGGCATCGTCAGGTCCGCCGTGGCGGTCGGAAGGCGTTCGTACACCACGTCGGTCAGTTGGTCCACGTTCGTGTCGTTCGTGACGCTGATGGGAATCGGCATGGGAGCCAACTCCGAGACCGCTTCGAGGCGCCCTTCTCGCTCGTCCTCGTCGAGCAGGTCGATTTTGTTGAGCGCCACGATGACGGATTCGGGTTCGACGCCTTGGGACGAAAGGACGTCGAGCGAGACGCGGAGTTTCGACCGAAGGTCCGAAAGGGGGTCGCTCCCGTCCGCGACGAGGACGACGACATCGGCGGCCGCCGCCTCGGAGAGGGTGTCGCTGAACGATTTCACGAGCCAGTGTGGGAGTTCCTGCACGAAGCCGACCGTATCGGTCACGAGGACCGGTCGGCCGTCGATTGTCGTCCGACGCGTCGTGGTTTCGAGCGTCTTGAAGAGGCGGTCCTCTATCGCCGCCGTCGCGTTCTTATCCGAGTGGTCCGGCTCGGCACTCGACAGGTTGAGTTCGTCCGCGAGTCGGTGCAGGAGGGTCGATTTCCCGGCGTTCGTGTACCCCGCGATGGTCACGAGGTCGAAACCCTGCTCCCGACGCCGCTCGCGGAACCGTTCCGCCGGACTCGGCAGTTCGTCGAGTTTCCGTTCGAGTTCCCGAATGCGTTTTTCGGCGTCGTGGACGCGCGTTCCCGTCTCCAGCATGACGTTCATGCGTTGCGGGTCGGACTCGGCCTTGATACGCGGGAGTTCGTACTTCAGGCGCGCGAGTTCG carries:
- a CDS encoding AI-2E family transporter, with product MKFGRDDGPSRNEFGWWLFAAALILVLVTSLGSYLGWLVFGVFLYYVARPIARRLVGFGLPPGIAASVTLAVIVLPFIALLGTVAVIAFGQLSTVRVADVERLVRVLFPGFDFRAIPTTPERLYDSVTRLLRNPSIRSFLFQFRGLIGAFATQSYNLFLTLIFVFFLVRDEGKIAGWFRRTVADEETRTGEYLHAVDRGLNSVFFGYTLTIFVIIVLSAVIYTLLNLVAPPGMAIPQTMLVAIATGLATIVPLVGRSIVYFVVVFYLAIVALRTDPVLLWFPVLFLAIMEIAFDNAVRTYIRPILSGRLFPTGLIMFAYLLGPPVFGWYGIFLGPFIMVVTVQFLWVVFPGLLGRNPVETDDAPHDDRSDADPTPTDDRSE
- a CDS encoding MFS transporter; this encodes MTDEEESITVWQPLREPVFRAMWTAALVSNVGTWMQNVGAAWLMTSLTTSALFVALVQTATTLPVVVVSLPAGAIGDIVDRRWLLLSIQVWMLVTAGLLGVLTATGQTTPWILLLLTFSLGFGTAFMNPTWQAIQPELVSRDELPAAISLGAVGFNIARAVGPAVGGLILAATGAATVFLLNALSFLAVLVVVYRWRREPSPSELPPERVSESIRRGVRFVRNDRGLRSVLARTLTFIFFASAIWALLPLLVRNQLGLGASGYGLVLGVTGLGSAAGITVLERARQRYTTNQVVLGASALFAAVLVVLGTVHVVAVALVAVAVGGIAWISVLSSLNTAVQTLSPEWVRARTLSVYMLFFLGGMAIGGLAWGAVADYLGTPETLVAAGAGLFVGLVGAIRWRFPVTDDLDLRPSAHWPDPETAFDPNPESGPVLVSVEYRIDPTTTAAFFDAMQELETVRRRNGARYWGVFRDTTTPDRYVEVYLTGTWMAHLREHERVSVADREIQERAASFHVGEGPPTVSHFVSEMDG
- a CDS encoding O-methyltransferase — encoded protein: MTEILPDETKRFLRAAIADPDETLQEMEERGEDFPTVGRDVGQFLRVLAYAVDAERIFEFGSGFGYSAYWFAEALPEDGEIVLTEFDDDELREARDYLERGGFADRAVFENGDANEIVERHDGPFDVVLIDHNKDGYPEAWDAIREKVAPGGVVIADNAMVSGIQDFDAILAAMEGEDPEMDAETRGIAEYLLAVRDDPDFETSVVPLGEGIAVSYRR
- a CDS encoding PrsW family intramembrane metalloprotease, whose amino-acid sequence is MGGSEDDLIETSLGEEDLYDVTTWEERTRTDRAAVAIYRGLTGNWRRVFVALAVLLFVAQLAATGFILFLQPALGVLTFLSVIPAFVLAALIWYGDDVQREPLAPLAVTFLLGVLFAGFAALLNTTLQPVFQLIPVVGTVAFFYVVVGPVEETSKWLASRLYAYRTPYLGAAIDGAVFGAFAGLGFATIENFTYITNALFTAGRLPMSRLASIAVGTAAQRSFVGPGHVIYASFAGYYLGLAKGNPENRGPIVVKGLLIAVLIHATYDALVTYLPLSGVAFIAFVVVYDGFFLALLYRKIAAYRHKYREATERPERTPS
- a CDS encoding SulP family inorganic anion transporter — translated: MSDRMESDPTHDGRNGPVEAVLPIADWLPRYDRSWLPADVLAGITVAAAVLPEGMAYASLAGLPPETGLYAGLLALVVYVFVGTSRQVIYGPTSALAVLVATGVGSVAVGGSLTEYATLIGATTVLVGVISVIAWLFRLGFVVNFISESVLTGFSAGAALYITATQLDKLVGISGASGTFFERVGFVVTHLGATNFPTLGIGLGALVLLALGERYAKRVPTALIVVLLATGLVAVTDLQRRGVTVVGRIPSGLPPISMPTPPTGTLPDLVPLAFALFLLSYVEGMGAVETFARRHDQRVDADQELLADGLTNIAAGLGHGFVVGGSMSRSALNDEIGGETQLVSGVSAVVLALVLVFFTDLFTTLPETVLAAVVIVAVAGLVDVPELRRIYRLDTLEFVTAASAFLGVLIFGMLAGVFIGVFVSLLVVVGRATYPNTATLGRVPGSDEFGDLSRHPENERVPGVLVYRVDAELFFANAPTIRAEVIDAVNDRETPVSLVVFDMRSSPTIDLTAADMLASLAEDLDERGIDFRLAEADGAVRDVLTAADASGPFDDMPLNERVVIVIEEWERNR
- the hflX gene encoding GTPase HflX; this translates as MTDSSTPPALVAKRADSAPVETDEITALVSAAGYEVVGEVTQTRAEDPGTYLGAGKVEELTDDAADTGARLVVVDDELTPGQTKQLRDALPDEPRLYDRYRLILEIFGEQASTKPAQLQVELARLKYELPRIKAESDPQRMNVMLETGTRVHDAEKRIRELERKLDELPSPAERFRERRREQGFDLVTIAGYTNAGKSTLLHRLADELNLSSAEPDHSDKNATAAIEDRLFKTLETTTRRTTIDGRPVLVTDTVGFVQELPHWLVKSFSDTLSEAAAADVVVLVADGSDPLSDLRSKLRVSLDVLSSQGVEPESVIVALNKIDLLDEDEREGRLEAVSELAPMPIPISVTNDTNVDQLTDVVYERLPTATADLTMPNCSDAMSVVSWLHDRVTVERVDYADGTVSATIRGRPSVVERAKAKANEVSATDT
- a CDS encoding galactokinase encodes the protein MRNSEPADLAEVVTERFGGDGADVTVASAPGRVNLIGGHTDYNDGFVLPVAIDRRTAVAARPRTDRTVRVFSTNVGETRTFSLDAPATEESSWVGYVEGVARSLADEAPSPVSGLDLAVRGNVPMGGGLSSSASLELAAATALNETWTLGHDRTELADRCWRVEREFVGVECGIMDQFVVALGESDRALFLDCRTREYERYPLDGDVRVVVTNTNVEHELVDSAYNERVAQCREGVELLAESLSHDVNALRDVSVAEFEERAETLPGTVRDRCEHVVRENERVKTAANALETGDMERVGALMGESHRSLRDSYEVSCEELDFVVETAESVDAELGSRMTGAGFGGCVVSLVRSDSVESFTETVRAAYAAETGIEPDIFPCAVGDGARVENGPSE